The DNA window GCTCCGCTGTACCACGACAAAACCACCGCCTATCCTTCTGGACGAGCTCATAGCGGAAATCCTGCTGAGGATACCGGCGAGGTCTCTCGTTCCATTAAGGAACAGCGTCTGCAGATCATGGAGAACCCTAATTTCCAGTTCCCAATTTGCCAAGGACCACCTTCGGCGTTCAATGGCGGTGGATCCAGCCTTGACCCACCCACTCATGGCCTATTATAGCCAAACCTACTCATACCCCATAATCGGAGTGTTCTCCGTACGATCTGTGATGGAGAACCCTCCACATGAACCCACCAAAGTAGTTCCCTATGAGGGACGACGCTTCCGCCTCATCATTGGCTCTTGCAATGGATTGCTGTGCTTGCACGATGAAGAGCGCCAGGATGGATTCATAATAAGCCATCGTGCCATGCTGTGGAACCCCTGCACTGGATTCACCTCTCAGCCGCTTGAAATTGGAGGTCTCCTCTCCACTTGCGGATTCGGTTATGATCATGTGAATGACAAGTATAAGCTTTTCGCGATTCTGGATAAGAAATCACGCATGTTTACATTCGGCCCAAAATCTACCTGGAGAACAATCCAGGATTTCTCCCGTAATTTTCGTGACGGCAATTACAGGGGTTGTCAGGTGAATCTTGTAGGGCTTTTTGTAAGTGGCACTGGCACTCTGAATTGGCTTTTTCACCGCTATCTTAGTTTTGTGTGGGTTCTTTCCCTTGACTTGGTCAAAGAGACTTTTAATCAGTTTTCCCTTCCCAACAGGG is part of the Arachis duranensis cultivar V14167 unplaced genomic scaffold, aradu.V14167.gnm2.J7QH unplaced_Scaffold_204109, whole genome shotgun sequence genome and encodes:
- the LOC107472619 gene encoding F-box/kelch-repeat protein At3g23880; the protein is MRRGPIPDDDDAVPKKGKVVTTTGGWPELLRCTTTKPPPILLDELIAEILLRIPARSLVPLRNSVCRSWRTLISSSQFAKDHLRRSMAVDPALTHPLMAYYSQTYSYPIIGVFSVRSVMENPPHEPTKVVPYEGRRFRLIIGSCNGLLCLHDEERQDGFIISHRAMLWNPCTGFTSQPLEIGGLLSTCGFGYDHVNDKYKLFAILDKKSRMFTFGPKSTWRTIQDFSRNFRDGNYRGCQVNLVGLFVSGTGTLNWLFHRYLSFVWVLSLDLVKETFNQFSLPNRDSDDDHRVTPQLGILRDCLAVCYETKKTHWTVWLMKEYGVPQSWTKLAIIPHHPLLGRRPLSLQPIYMLKDVLLAIAPSGKFVLCNLNDGSIDIPNIDSSTDGMPKLGPLTRNVSARKFQLYHESLVSPFHFGLPSCSSEMRLIKPSL